Genomic DNA from Flavobacteriales bacterium:
TCGCCCCCCCCCCCCAGGGTGTGAAAACGAACGAATCCCTTGTCGTCGACATGATTTACGATGAACCCGATCTCGTCCATGAGCGCGGGAACCATGACCTTTTTACCGCTATCGCGCCCCTTTTTCACGGCGACGATATTGCCCATGTTGTCCAAGCTGACCTCATCGACATGTCCGTCAATTTCGCTGAGGATCAGTTCGCGAATACGCGACTCTTAACCGGGCGCTCCGGGGGTTTCGAAAACTTTCGAAAGTAGGGGTATATTGAGTTCTTCGATCATTCTACCTTACTGATTTTCAACATATTCGTCATTCCGCGCTCTTCGATCGGCATACTTGCGATCTTGATGATCAAGTCGCCTTCACGAGCCAAGCCTTCTTCAACGATGATGTCTTTGATATCCTGGAAGGTTTGGTCCGTACTTTGGTATTCATCGTAATAAAAACCTTGCACACCCCAGAGTAGGCTCAAAGTGTTCAAGATGGTTCTATTCTGGGTGAATACGTAGATATTTGTTCTCGGTCGATGGCTCGAGATCTTGAAGGCCGTATAACCGGAATGTGTATTGGTCAAAACCGCCTTAGCTCCGATTTGGTCGGCGATTCGGCTCGCGTTGTAGCAGATGCTGTCGCTGACGTATCGCTCGTCGCTGTGGTCAAAAGGAGGATACTCTTCGCGTTGTATCTGGCTCGATTCTTCGACATGGGCGATGATCTTTTTCATGTTCTTGATCACCTCGACCGGATATTTACCCACAGAGGTCTCGCCCGATAACATCATGGCATCGGCTCCGTCAAGTACTGAGTTGGCCACATCGCTCACCTCGGCGCGAGTTGGGGTAAGACCGTCGATCATGCTTTCCATCATCTGGGTAGCGATGATAACGGGTTTGCTGTAGGCCCGCGCTTTCTGGGTGATCATTTTTTGAATGAGTGGAACTCCCTGCATGGGGATCTCCACACCTAAATCGCCGCGCGCTACCATAAGCGCGTCCGTTTCTTTGATGATTCGCGTGATATCGGCAACGGCTCCGGGCTTCTCGATCTTCGAAATAACCTTGGCACTGGATTTACGATCGCGAATGATCGATTTGAGCTCCATGACGTCTTCGGCCTGGCGGACGAAACTTATAGCAACCCACTCCACCCCCAGATCAAGCGCATAATGAAGGTCTTTCATGTCCTTCTCCGTAAGGCAAGGAAGGGAGATCTTGGTATTGGGCAGATTTACCCCTTTCTTGGATTTTAGAGGGCCTCCTTGGATCACCTTGACCTTAACTTCGTCTTTTCCGTTGGTCTCAACCGTTTCAAAAACAAGTTTTCCGTCGTCGAGCAAAATGCGTTCTCCCGGCTTTACATCCTGAGGGAATTGCTGATAGGTCATGAACACTCGCGTGCCATCTCCTTCGCATTCGTTAGTGGTCATCATTAGCTCGCCTCCGGGCTTAACGAAGGTCCCTTCTTTCACAACTCCAACGCGGAGCTTGGGGCCTTGGAGATCGGCCAATATAGCCACATTGCTACCGAGTTCATCGTTCAGTGAATGTATTTGGTCGACATTCTGTTTGGCGACCTCATGGCTGGCATGTGAAAAGTTGATTCGGAACACATTGACGCCTGCTTGAATCATGTCGCGCATGACATCGCGGTCCGAGATGGCCGGTCCTAAAGTGGCCACGACTTTACATTTGGTAATCATATTCGGTTCATGTTGCGAAGAGCGCAAATTAACCAATTTAAACACACTCCTCGTTAGGTGAGTAAAGCCCTACTGATCGAGAAAAAGTAGATGATCGCGGTGCTTTAGTTGTTCGGGGTCCACGTTCTTGATGGCCAGCACCCCGGGAACGTTGCGAACCAGCGTTTGTAGTCGCTCTTCTTGATGGCCTCCCAGAAGTCCGTGTACCACCAATAAATAGTCAAAGGTCTTCAGCTCGGGAAGCAAGTACTCTGTTCGGTAACTTTCTTCCTGGCCCGAGAATAAGCCCTCGTCGGCGCTGGGAAGTAACTGGCTACCCCGATTCGATGCCAAGAACCAATCGCGGTCCATATCGGCTTCTTCGTGCTCAAAATAGGTGTATTGTGTTGGCGCGGCCCCTTTAAGTCCTTCGAGTAACAGATCCCGTTCGCTACGCTTCATCCGTACTTCTAGATCGCGATTGAGGAAATAGACCAAACGGTAGTCGGCTAGGTCGCTGCGAATTCCCAATAGATAAAAGTCGTAGTCGTAATCGAGCTCTAGTGTGAGTTTGGCGGCACCCATCAGATCTGGATTCCGAGTTTCTCAATGGCGACTTTAGCCGCTTGTTCTTTGGCCGATTTCTTACTCGACCCCGAACCATCTCCTGCCTTTTCTCCATCAATGATCAATGTGCTCTTGTACGTACGGTCGTGACTTGGGCCCGAAGCGTCTTCAATCTCGAACTCCAATTCTACACGAGATTTCTGAGCCCATTCGTGTATGACACTTCGGTAGCTCAATACTTCCTGATGCAGTTCACCTTCATCGACAAAGCGGGCGATCATGCGGTCGCGAATGAAGGTATCGGCCACCTCGTATCCTCGATCTAAGAAAATCGCGCCGACCAGCGCTTCCATAACATTCCCGAGCAAGTGGCGAGAGCACTGGCTTTGGTCGAGGTTCTGGCGGATCATCGGTTCAAGCTCCAATTCCTCGGCAAAGCGATTCAGACTCTTACGACTCACGATCTTCGATCGGTTCTGGGTCAAAAAGCCCTCGTCTTCTTCGGGGTATTTATGATAAAGGTAGTCCGACACCACGGCGTCTAAAATGGCATCGCCCAGGTACTCCATCCGCTCATTGTGATCTTCGTCTTTACCGCGGACATAGGAGCTGTGCGAAAAAGCCTGATGGTAAAGGGCCAAGTTTTTGGGCGCGAACCCAAGGACTTTCTTGAGTCGGTCAAAAAAACCCCCATCTTCTTCAAGACGGGGATTCTCTTTAAATATGTTCAGGAGCTTCATTTGGTCAGTCCACCTTTTTAAAGAGAACCGATGCGTTGTGCCCTCCGAATCCGAAAGTGTTACTCAACGCCGCCCTGATCTCGCGTTTCTGAACCGTGTTGAACGTCAGGTTCAACTTATCGTCCAAGTCCGGATCATCTGTAAAATGGTTGATCGTTGGAGGAACCATACCGTGCTTCATGGCCAATACCGAGGCAATGGCTTCGACCGCTCCGGCCGCTCCGAGCAAGTGTCCCGTCATACTCTTCGTCGAAGAGATATTCAATTTATATGCTTGCTCGCCAAATACCTGCTGAATAGCCTTGGTTTCCGCGATATCTCCCAAGGGAGTACTGGTACCGTGAACGTTTACGTAGTCCACTTCATCAGGCGACATTCCGGCATCTTCCAGTGCATAGAGCATCACATTCTTGGCTCCGAGTCCCTCTGGATGTGGAGCAGTAAGGTGATGTGCATCGGCCGACATCCCACCACCGGCTACCTCCGCATAGATCTTGGCTCCACGTGCTTTCGCATGCTCGTACTCCTCGAGAATGAGCGCTCCGGCTCCCTCTCCGAGAACGAAACCATCGCGATCCTTATCGAACGGACGCGACGCCGTTGCCGGATCGTCGTTCCGAGTGCTTAAGGCGTACATGGCGTTGAATCCACCGATACCGGAGTCGACCACAGCAGCTTCTGAGCCACCGGTGACCATGATATCGGCCTTACCCATACGGATGTAGTTGAATGAATCGATGATCGCGTTCGACGAACTCGCACAGGCCGAAACCGTAGCGAAATTAGGGCCGCGGAATCCATACTTGATGGAAATTTGTCCGGCGGCGATATCGATGATCATCTTGGGAATAAAGAACGGGTTAAAACGCGGAGTGCGGTCCCCTTCGAAATAGTTCTCGGTCTCCTGGCTGAAGGTCAAGAACCCACCAATACCTGAACCCCAGATCACCCCGGCGCGATCGTGATTGATGGCCTCTAGGTCGATGCCTGAATCCTGCATCGCCTCTTCGGCCGTCACCAACGCGTACTGGGTGAACGGATCCATTTTTCGCGCTTCTTTACGATCAAGATGCTCCAACGGGTCAAAATTCTTGACCTCGCAGGCAAACTGCGTCTTGAACTTGGAAGCGTCGAATTTGGTGATGGGTGCCGCCCCACTTCTACCGGTCGTCAATCCTTCCCCATACTCGGCAAGGTTATTCCCGATCGGCGTGAGGGCCCCCATACCGGTGACCACAACTCGCTTCAGTTCCATATAAATGGAGGCTTATTTTGCTTCTTCGATGTACTTGATGGCTTCGCCTACTGTACCGATGTTCTCAGCTTGATCGTCTGGAATCTGGATGTCGAATTCTTTTTCGAATTCCATGATCAGCTCAACGGTATCCAGTGAGTCAGCTCCTAAATCGTTGGTGAAGCTCGCTTCTTGAGTAACTTCGTTTTCGTCAACTCCGAGTTTATCAACGATGATTGCTTTCACACGTGATGCAATGTCAGACATGTTTCTATAGGTTTAGCAGTTAGTATGCAAATAACTAAATATTCCGCAAATATAAGCTGTCTGAACAACTTGGTTCCCCTTTATCCAAAAAAAGCGAATTTTGCCCTATGTCAAAATCACTTGTCATATTCGCCAGCGGATCGGGATCGAACGCCGAAAACATCGTGCGATACTTCGAGAATCACCCTGAAATAGAGGTCCGAGCGATCCTGACCAACAACCCCAATGCCGGGGTCCTAGACCGGGCCGACCGCCTGGGAATTCCTGGACGCGTATTCAACCGCGAAAAGTTTCGAAACCCCGATTACATGCTCAAAGTACTGCGCGATTTCGAAACCGATTACATCATTTTAGCCGGATTCCTCTGGCTTGTGCCCTCGTACCTCGTAGAGAG
This window encodes:
- the pyk gene encoding pyruvate kinase, with the translated sequence MITKCKVVATLGPAISDRDVMRDMIQAGVNVFRINFSHASHEVAKQNVDQIHSLNDELGSNVAILADLQGPKLRVGVVKEGTFVKPGGELMMTTNECEGDGTRVFMTYQQFPQDVKPGERILLDDGKLVFETVETNGKDEVKVKVIQGGPLKSKKGVNLPNTKISLPCLTEKDMKDLHYALDLGVEWVAISFVRQAEDVMELKSIIRDRKSSAKVISKIEKPGAVADITRIIKETDALMVARGDLGVEIPMQGVPLIQKMITQKARAYSKPVIIATQMMESMIDGLTPTRAEVSDVANSVLDGADAMMLSGETSVGKYPVEVIKNMKKIIAHVEESSQIQREEYPPFDHSDERYVSDSICYNASRIADQIGAKAVLTNTHSGYTAFKISSHRPRTNIYVFTQNRTILNTLSLLWGVQGFYYDEYQSTDQTFQDIKDIIVEEGLAREGDLIIKIASMPIEERGMTNMLKISKVE
- a CDS encoding phosphoribosylglycinamide formyltransferase, yielding MSKSLVIFASGSGSNAENIVRYFENHPEIEVRAILTNNPNAGVLDRADRLGIPGRVFNREKFRNPDYMLKVLRDFETDYIILAGFLWLVPSYLVESFERKMINIHPALLPAYGGNGMYGDNVHRAVVADGVSESGITIHFVNERYDEGVVIAQFTCPVNSDDTPDSLAERIHELEYAHFPPTIEQVIKDNS
- the fabF gene encoding beta-ketoacyl-ACP synthase II produces the protein MELKRVVVTGMGALTPIGNNLAEYGEGLTTGRSGAAPITKFDASKFKTQFACEVKNFDPLEHLDRKEARKMDPFTQYALVTAEEAMQDSGIDLEAINHDRAGVIWGSGIGGFLTFSQETENYFEGDRTPRFNPFFIPKMIIDIAAGQISIKYGFRGPNFATVSACASSSNAIIDSFNYIRMGKADIMVTGGSEAAVVDSGIGGFNAMYALSTRNDDPATASRPFDKDRDGFVLGEGAGALILEEYEHAKARGAKIYAEVAGGGMSADAHHLTAPHPEGLGAKNVMLYALEDAGMSPDEVDYVNVHGTSTPLGDIAETKAIQQVFGEQAYKLNISSTKSMTGHLLGAAGAVEAIASVLAMKHGMVPPTINHFTDDPDLDDKLNLTFNTVQKREIRAALSNTFGFGGHNASVLFKKVD
- a CDS encoding acyl carrier protein; translation: MSDIASRVKAIIVDKLGVDENEVTQEASFTNDLGADSLDTVELIMEFEKEFDIQIPDDQAENIGTVGEAIKYIEEAK
- a CDS encoding IPExxxVDY family protein gives rise to the protein MGAAKLTLELDYDYDFYLLGIRSDLADYRLVYFLNRDLEVRMKRSERDLLLEGLKGAAPTQYTYFEHEEADMDRDWFLASNRGSQLLPSADEGLFSGQEESYRTEYLLPELKTFDYLLVVHGLLGGHQEERLQTLVRNVPGVLAIKNVDPEQLKHRDHLLFLDQ
- the rnc gene encoding ribonuclease III gives rise to the protein MKLLNIFKENPRLEEDGGFFDRLKKVLGFAPKNLALYHQAFSHSSYVRGKDEDHNERMEYLGDAILDAVVSDYLYHKYPEEDEGFLTQNRSKIVSRKSLNRFAEELELEPMIRQNLDQSQCSRHLLGNVMEALVGAIFLDRGYEVADTFIRDRMIARFVDEGELHQEVLSYRSVIHEWAQKSRVELEFEIEDASGPSHDRTYKSTLIIDGEKAGDGSGSSKKSAKEQAAKVAIEKLGIQI